The genomic segment CTCTTGTGCGTTCTACTGTAGATATGTTCACCCTCAGGTTTTCCGCAATACTAAGGTCGCTTTTGCCTTCATGTGTCTGCAATAAAATTCGGGCATGGGTAAGCTTCCGTGCGGAGTGCTTCCCTGTTTTGATCATTGTCTCCAATTCTTTAACTTCTTCTTCTGTTAAGTTCACGATATACTTCTTATGGCTCATATTTCCTCCTAGGGTTTGAGCCAGTTTACTGGAAATTAAATATACTAGGCAAATTTAGCTTGGTAGACTACTAGTCTTGATACCATAAGTTTGCCGCTGCGGCAAACTTATGGTCATAATCACAAAAAAAGTCATTTCCACGATCTAAACTCAAACTTGTCACAGAAACATCTTAGAGCAAATAATCAATACTTATTTGCCATTAAATTTATATGAATAAGTATTTATACTCAGTACAGTCAACGTGTTTTCGAGGTTTCAGGACTTTGTTTAGCGTGTTGCGATATATTGAAGGGGTATTTGCCCGTTAGCTAAGGATTTATTTACTCTTAGGTTTACGAAAAATTGATGTTGCGATCGCCGAAATGAGTTTGGATATCATCATGACATTAACGAAAAGCTCAACCCAGAATGGCGGGTTATTGCCTTTTGTATTGTCGCCTTGATCTGATTTCTGCATTTCTTGGTTATGCTTAGATTTTTCTCCTGCAAATCCTTTAGGCTTTTTTCTAGGCATCTTTCTCTCATCCTCTACACTAAAGCTAATTTTGATAATTGTTCTGTCATGAGTATGTAGATAAAAAACTAGGATGCAGAGGTTTAGCTAAACTGGGATACCAATAGTTCTTGGATGGGAATAAGATTAAACGAGCTAGATTCACTGCCCAGCCATTGAGTCCCATCCCAAATATATACCCACTCTTCGGAACAAATCTCTTGTAGATTTCTGAGTATTGGTTTTGCTGTTCCCCATGATTCTTGGGTATCGCGGTTATAAAATAAGCAATTGTTGATCGAGATTCCCAGCACACTCATGTTACCTAAAGCTAGAAGCTGATCAACTTGCTCTGTTGTTGCATAATGTGTTTGCAAGAGTACCCCTGAATAATCAGCATAGCCGTCACGATGTAAATACACGGATAAATAAGAGTCATCATCAATTTGTTTGCCAATTATCGCTCTCGTAGACATAGATTTTTTCGGTATTTAGATCGTATTATTTGAAACAATAGTATCTTCTGTGTGGATCGATCAAGCTTACTTAGTGCCTTGTGCTGTATATTTAATCCTATATAAAATTCGTTGCTGGCTTAGAGGAGATAATTATGAATAGTAATAAACATTCCTCTCACATTTTGTTCTCTTCTACAACTGAGAGAAAGGCAGAAAGCAAAAATGTTGTTGATACTGACAAAATGTATGGCTACATTCTCGCAGCGAGAAAAAGGGAACAAGCAAGGCAAGAAAGTCTCAGACACTTGCAAAGTCGTGGTATTGAAACTGCTAAACAAGCTGCAAGAATTCTACGTCAAAAGTTTAGTGCCACAAGAGTAGTACTATTTGGGTCAATGCTGCAACCTAAAATTCATGAGAACTCAGATATAGATCTTGCAGTATGGAACTTATCAAAATCTGACTATTTCCAAGCAGTTGGTAAACTACAAGGTCTTAGTGAATTTGCGATCGATCTCATCGAGGCAGAAAATGCGTCTGATTACATTGTTGAGGCGATCGCTCAAGGCATAGAATTATGAATCGTTATAACGTCCTGATAGCGAGACTGAACAA from the Pseudanabaena sp. BC1403 genome contains:
- a CDS encoding nucleotidyltransferase family protein; the encoded protein is MNSNKHSSHILFSSTTERKAESKNVVDTDKMYGYILAARKREQARQESLRHLQSRGIETAKQAARILRQKFSATRVVLFGSMLQPKIHENSDIDLAVWNLSKSDYFQAVGKLQGLSEFAIDLIEAENASDYIVEAIAQGIEL